The DNA region GAATGTAAAGCAAGAGTGTCATTTTGCAACCAGATTTTCAAAGACATTCTTTCATTTATGATCTCAGACTCTCTCTTGATTCTTCACATTTGAGCTACTGCAAGTGCCCAGATCAGATCTGAGGATGTGTTTATTTCTCTAAAAGAGTTTAAAAGGTTTCAGAAGGGGCAGTGGCCTTGCTGTGAAAATGCCACTGGGGCTCTGCTTTTCACTCCTTTACTGCCAGGTCTGTTCATGAGAATTCTTTCTAATACAgttttggcttttccttttaGGTAGAGAGAATCGTAGAcaaaaggaagaacaagaagggcaaATGGGAATATCTCATTAGGTGGAAAGGCTACGGGAGCAATGAAGACACCTGGGAACCTGAACACCACCTACTCCATTGTGAGGAATTTATTGATGAGTTCAACAGACTACACATTACCAGAGAGAAGCGATCCAGGCACGGGAAACAGGGCAGTGCACCGAAATTACTGCGGGAAAGCCGAGGGTCGTCTGTTGAGAAAATATCACATAGACCTTCTGAATCTGGGAAGTCTAAAGGATCAACAcacaaaaggaagagaattaATCCATCTCATCAAAAACAGAAACGAGGATATGCAGCAAAGCCAGGATCTGCAAATGACAGGGCTGCTAAAACTGTGACTTACCGAACTACTCCCAGCGGTTTACAGATTATGCCACTGAAAAAGCCACATAATGGTCTGCAGAATGGAGATGGCAGCCATGAGAAAGATTCTAGACATTTTGGGAATGGCTCACAGCAGCAAAACGTGGATTTAAATGATCATGAAGGAGAACAAAACTTGCCCAGCGTGTTGGAAGTCAGTAACAATTCCCCTGTTGTGAATGGAATTGGTATGTGATTTAAACAACTCCTCTGTGCGGGAGGGGGTGTTAATTGCAGCAAGTAGGGCCCACTCGTGGAAAAACTGTTGTCACACAAGTGATATGGTGAGAAGCACACAAACAAGTTCCACACTTTCCCTACATAttatacactttttttttatcagttggcttctccctttccctttcccatggAGTGACGCGAAGCAGTGTGGGCTCTGTCACGAGATATGCAGGGTAAATCCCTATGGGAAGTGAGGAAAGGGCATGGAGTAGGAATGACAACTCAGATATGTATAATGCTGCAACTTTGGGTTTGTGCATCACCACGTAACAAATCACTGCTGTTAGGTGTGCTCAAACCCAGCGGTCTAGAGAAACCAGAATTATTTTAGAATTAATACCACTCTTGCTAAAGTGCCCTGGTAAGTGTGGCAGAATAAGATTCAAGTTCTCAGTATTAATGTTTGTCATAATCAGAAACACTCGGAACAGCCAGGTCCTTGTCTCTGACAGTGACTGGACACATCACAAGTCTTAAGACAGACTTTAGAGGAAAGTACAAACAGTCTTGAAATGAACAAAAGATATAGGAGAAATTTCTCTCTAATTCTCACTAATTTCTCTCTAATCCTCATAGTTACTGCTTAGTTCTCAAAGAATAAGGTTTATATTCTCTATAAAAACTACTCAActtaatagaaattaaatatcttCTCATTATATATGTCCaatctttttggtttgtttggttttaatccTACCAAATTTACAGCCTCAGTGGTGTTTTGTGACAGTAATTTCCAGGAGCTAACAATAAGAAGCACATTTTATTTGATCaggttttgggatttggggttttgttggggGGGAGTTGACCTTTACTTTCACTGAGTAGCCTCTTGTCCCTGTATGAAGGGATGAAGTGGAGGATACCCTGTCAGTCAGTAGGCAGTCCCAGCCTTTTCAGCCTTCCTACTACCTGGAAGGCTTTGCTGATTCCAGAGAGTTTTGAGTATCTTCTTGTGCCATTGGTGTGGGGGGTGGTTTTAATACCTTTTaaaacagcaggagctgttccaAACGATTTCCCACTGCTTACTGATACAGTGACGATAGAACctttgaagaattattttttctgctcttacGCACTGCATAAAGGTTTTCATTGAGTGATCCACAGTtgctcttggggttttttccttccttgttacAGTTAATTTAGAACACAGCTTTATGTATGATCCCTTTCACTATACATTTAATCTGCTTTAGTGTTGCCAGTTcacctttttattttgattcaGTGAAGCTCTTCAAAATCTTTCCTAGTTTTCACTCTACTTATTTTGTATTGCCTTCAAGTTTTCCTCTCATATATCTCTTCCCAGCTCATTAATACATACATTAAATAAACCAATCCTCCCGCAGGTCCTTGGGACAGCCAGCTTGACATGATGAAAAGTAAccatttgtttcaattatttatttttattagctaCTTTCTATAGCCCATGATAGTACTCATTTCCTTAACAGCTTCTGGTGAATTGCCCTGCCAAAAACTTTTCAGAAGTCAACATAAATTATATCACcctgctttccattttccatcctACTGGCAACCTGGCAAATACTCCTTGATCTGGGAAGGAGAACTGACCTTGCCCAGTCTTACTGGCTATATGTGATAGCTACTGGAACCTTTCAAACCAGGCATCAAACATGCTATTAAAAACTCCCAAACCAGCAAAATGCATGGTCAGATTTAAACGCATAAGTACTCCTGATGATGCCAATGAAATTTGAAGTTAAATCACTTAAAAGTATATTTTGGCTTTTGCATTTTGAGGAGTTTGAGCTCATGTAAGAATGCTTAAAAGTTACCTGCTTCTTTAAGACAATTTGCATATCTAATTACAGCTGTGTATAaagttttggtgttttttttactgtttctaaTTAagtttttctaataatttattttacgTTATTAGTGGAGAAGTTCTGATTCAAAATGTATCTTTGAAATGCATTCATTCCCATATTTTAGAATCTTTTGTTTAATGAAGAACTGAAGGGTCACAAAGAACTGTAAGGTCAAATGAGCCTCTCCTTTGTCCCCACAAGAGCTAAGGAGTGGCCTCCATCACCCCTGATTGAATAATCTCTGGCAGAGAGCTCCCGTTCAGTGGAAAGCTGCTTTGCCTGAGTGACCAGGTGTTCTCTCCTGGCCCAAGAGCTgatctctgcagctcctttcaAGCAGCTCTTTCTGACATATTTTGTGTTCTCCAAATCCATCACTTGTGTTCTGTATTTTGTTCCCCTTGCATTCTGTAGGCAAAATGAAGAGATCTTTAAATCTCTGCCTGGTTCTTTTTTGAAAAGCTCAtactcagcagctctgccaaggtCATAAATCCCTCGAGTCCTGCTGTGTGATACCCAGCACATGCAGAGTGGAGAAGAGTACAAAGAGGAGAGATGAGACTGCCTGAGTAATAGCAGACAGAAATTGGTGAAGAAGGGTCAAAATCAAATCACTAGGTTTTTCCTTAATATTGCCCTGCAAGCTTGAGAGAAGCCACATTTCCTGATACAGGGGTCTGAAACATCAAGTGGAAGTAACTTGCACGACTCTTCACCAAGTCCAACAATTTCCTGAACTCCCTCAGTATTCACACTCACACAGAGGATGCCAGTGTGATTCTGCCCTGTGTCCCATTATTATCACAGAAACCCACACGAAAACCAGGCTGAAATTTTACAAATTACAAATGAAGAaagtttcagagaaaaattccCAGTTTGTTGAAtaacttaaatttttttccaaacatctTGGGTTTCAAAACTTTCTCCAAATCTGAGCCAAAGTCCTAAGGCTGTGTCCctagggagcaggagcagtgtggCAGTCTGCTTGGCAGGACTCCCACGTTTAGCTTGGAGGCAGCCAGCTATGCCAGAGGTTTCAGGCAGTCTGCCACTGAGTCTGGAAGTTGAAAGCCTGGCATGCTCCATCAGCACTTGCAGGGCTCCCAGGCACTAGGTGTGGAACAAAGAGGGAGCCTGGAGGACCTGGTTTGGCTCCCAGAAGCTGTggctcctgggcagccctgTTCAGAATCTGAGGAAGCAGACATTTGTGTCAGCTTTGAGATTGCCAGTATGGAACCCAAATGAATGTCAGATTCATTTCTCAGCTAAGACTGCACAGAAAATATGTATAGAAATTTCAGGTTGGTCTTGAGATGAAGCCTAGATTTGGAAAAGTCAAAAATTCCCTACAATTTGAAAACCTGGCTGTAAGCCCAGCTCTGCTACCAGTGTGGGCCTATGTTTGAGGGTCTCCAAACCCCACCAACCTCAACCAGAATTGTTTCATATTATAATAATGTTTAATCACCAGTGCATTGAACCAGGCAATATAGACAGTAATATTTAAACTAGAAGTAATCAGATAATAGCTATTTTGTTGGTCTGTCCATGCCAGTTGTGTTCAAACAAATAACAGCTATTTGAAAACCAGTTTTTGATGACTCCTTAAATGAATGTCCACCAGTctctttggttttgtgtgtaAATCCACTTGGGTACAAGTGTTTCTTCAGCCTCTAGACAAACTCCCATCAGGAAGCTCTTTATCCCAGAAGGATGAGTGTGTACCTACAGGTGTGTGCACAAAATGTCCCAGTGGAGGCCTGGGACCTTGTGGAAATTGGGACAGATCTTTAATACCAAAAAATGTCTTCTACCTTCTACACATCCTGCCATAAGGAGAGCAGAATCATCTTTACTGACAGTTATTTAAGGGTCTGCAAATTGGAAAGTATTGAAAAACTCTGTGAACAACATCCATTGATGCTCCCAGGAGCTAACAGTACTGGTCTTTCTGATGATATTTGTTGTCTTCTGTTatcacatttctgtttctctccagATATTGTAATTGAGAGTTATTGTTTTGTCAAGTTTCTTGACAGCATCAAAAAACATCcccttttaattttatctttcttttttctacaTCGCTCTTTCTCTGTACCATCTGCTGGAGAATTTCTGCCTGTCATGTATCACCAACCACTGTTTTTCTCCATTACAAAAAATCTTTGTAGTCTCATGGTGCCCTTGATTTAAATACTCTCTGTGACTTAGTCACTGCTTCCTGTTGGTTTTTTAgcttattctgttttatttcttctgaaagaataCTGGCAGTAAAAGACAAGCAAACATGCTTGCTCTCTCAGTTTGGATAAAAACTCATTGCTTTTAGATATCTTACAGATGCTCCCTTAGCTGGAGAAGTCTGAAATTATTAGTAAATTATCAACAGAACACAGCTTTTAAGGATGTACAGTATTAACCAGTACCcacaagaaagagagaaaagaggcaGTTAAAGGCCATTGGGAAGACTGAGGAATGCCAagctgcttgagcagggagagTGAGGGAGCATGGCTTATTTCacctagaaaaataaaagcctcaGCTCCATCATCCTTTCCATTCAGCATAAATGCATACTGCTAATAAAAGCAGCGGTCCAGCTCTCCTTCCCATGACACCCTGATTGTTATTCCCAACCCTTCCTCTGCACCAGTTTTAATACTTTTGAGGCTACAAGGTGAACTGCATCTGTTTGAAAATTAACCAGTTTTGCAGGGTGAGTTTTCAGCCAGAGAGATCACCAGGCCAGTTCATGGTGTGGCTGCTCTCACCAGTACTGGGGTTGCTGTGGagggtggtggcacagggacTGCACCATTAAACTTGCTCTGATGAAACACTCAGAAAATACGTATCTGAAAATAACAGGAGCTTGAGgtgtcctctggcagtgggcAGAAGCAGTGGAAGGAGATGTGGAGCTCTAGGTCCCCCAAAGCATTGAGGGTCAGTGCAATCTTTCCTCACTCTCCTCTCCCACTTTTTGTCTGCCTCAGTCTTTTAGAATATAAATGTCTAATGTGTTTTCTGCAATGCCTGGTGGAATGGAACCCCAGTCTCAGACACTTTGGCCGTGGTGGAGTACTGTAGAAGAtgcagggatgagcagctgaAATGAAGAAGATTACAGGAATAAAAGAGTCTGGGAGAGGGGGTGGCTGAGGGGCAGCATGATCAAAGTTTGCAAAATCATCAAGGCCTCAGATATACTAAATGCAGAACTGTTGCTCCTGAAATCCCTTGATAGCAGAACTAGGGACCACTCACTGAAACTGGTGGAACGTCAGATAAAAgcacagatgaaagaaaattcttctctgtgtaGTGGCTACCCAACTTCTCAAACTCATACCACAGGAAGCTGTGGAGACAGACAGCATCAACAGGCTCAGAAGAGGATTAGAGAAATCCATGAAAAGGTCCACAAGCAAACACTGAAGGAAACAGGGGGGATGAGCCCTCTCATATTTCTGTACAACACTTAGGGATGATACTATGGGAAAGGACTGCAGAAAGCAACCAAGCTTGCATTTTCTCCTTAAATAGCATCCTTTACTGCCCTCTTTTACTGCCATTCTTGGAGAAGGATTACTGCATGCAGCAGTGGTCTGGGAACATCTTAGGTTCccttaaaaaatattgaagctTCTTATAAATATTGGCTTAGGTATTCCACAAGATCTTCTGCTGATTAAATACAAAGTAAAAATTAGATTAAACTCCCAGTAAAGAGCATTTTCTcccattctgttttctttttgtacttAGACTGAGCATCAAATATTCACTATTAAGCCAGAAAACCACACTTAGATGTATCTAAAGCTTCCTTAGTTAATTGGTGACATCCTTAATTTGTTTCACATGTAGTATAAATTGCTTTGAGTCTTTGAATGTCTCTTTTTGCCTGTCGCAGTCATTTTTCACCTTGACATACTCGGGTGCTGCTCCCCTTGTGTGCACTGAGCAGGTGCTGACTGTTGACCCTCATGCTGGGACAATCCCAGTGGCTCCAGAGCAGATCTTCAGGAGCCCCACCACCTCCACAGCAGACATGCTGAATTGGCCTGGTTCCACATCAGTGCTGTCTTTAGAGTGTGCTGATCATTTTCTCCAGTTCATCGGATTAAACAAGATTACAGGGATGCACTGCAGACACAGAAACAAGCTACACACTATATATTGTTCTGTTAATGATCCACTTTTGGAAATGGCACTTCTTCATTGATGTTTCTCTCATATTGAATTTAGATCTTTCCtctgtttatatttctttcagCTGGCATCCAGATAGTTAAAATACTGAGATAAGATCAATAGTTTCTTACATCATACATTCATTTACAAACTGAAAACAtaagaataaaacaaacaaaaaaaattactgtgaggCTTTTTGTTGAGCTGGATTATCTGAGTGAATTCATCTTCTACTATTCTCTTACCACCTGTATTTAAAATAGATGTAGCATAATCTTCCACACGAGGTAGATAATCAGTACAGTTAGTCTGACACGCCTTCCATTCAATGGGCATTTGTGCCTCTGATTTTGTAAGCGCTTTACACTTTTTTTGGAGTTTGAAATCACCACAATTCAGTATCTTATTGCTGGTTAAGCACTGAATTGATAAAAGTGCAATATTTAATAGCCTGCCTCAGTCAAAGAGTTAATTTGTTTCAGTACATTATTCCCAATGACTTTGGTGTTCTATTAGTAATTTCACAAGTTGATTTCTGTTGTAAGAATACATGTCAAAAAACAACcttaggaaaaagaagaaatgtgccATAGGAAATTATTCATAGCATTTAAAGTTCAAGCACCTGGTAATTTCTGCACTTGTAGACACTTTTtgtcaagaaaacaaatttccaaCTCTTGGTttcaaaagatgtttttaaagtcATGATTTAATGGAATTTGGCCATGTTTGCATTGCACCAGGCAAATCCTCTATTCAGGATAACCCAGGCAATGCTTTAGATGATATCTCTTaattcaacaacaaaaaagagtTTCCTGATTGATTGAACAGGCTCCTGGACAAAGGTGGATCCCTGTGAGTAGATGTGTGAGCACCCACATGCACACACCACATGAGACCCTGTCACACACCGCTGAGCACTGGCTGTTTTTTCACATCCCATCTCCTGACTGCAGTGCACATACAGGATTTCACACACTGTGAACAATTCCACAGGCCACTGCCTACTGTGAGGTGTCAGACAGATCAGTTACCTACGTAAGCATCAGGCTGAAACATAGCTAATCCAAAATGAGGGTAAGTGATTCTGGTTGAGAGGCATCTGTCATGAATTCACTGTTCAATTCTATTCCAGCAGAGCATTTTTAATTGGGTGGTGGTCACTTAAACTATAAAATTTAAACCTGTATTCTAATATTCATGTCATCTGCCCTTTAAAAATTCCTGGCTATTTGAAACCAGGAGCTGGAACAGGTCAGCTTTGGCAGAAGTAAAGAACAGAGCAAACAAAGGTGTTTTCATTCAGCTCTCTCTTGGCCTTTCTTAAAAACGGTGCATTGTGGGCTGGTATCTATATAAACAAAAACCAGTGACTTTAATCTCTGTCCCTCAACAACCTgtctctgctttatttttaatggcaatAGAGTGAAATATCTGTAATTAGAAAAGGATTACTACATACAAACCTTATAAAGCTCCTTCAACACCCCCGCTCAGCATTGTTACCAATCATCATCTATTGCCTATTACAGAAACACTGTAGACATCAGCAAAGGAATGGTTTGCAGTTCATACGCAGAGTAAGTCAGAATAAACTGTCTTTTAAAACTGACTTACTATTGCTCTTACTTGTTTTTAAGGAGGAATTATATCTTTCTTCTCGTAGTTCTCTTTTCTCCCTACTGCTGGACACTCTCCAAAATGGCATCAGTTCCTTGGGTCTGGAGGCTTGTCTGATCAGAGAACAAAAAGTTCTGCACGTTGGAGTACAGAATAAGAACAATGGCTTGAGGCCACATTTGACTAGCCAggcacatttttttatttattttttcctgttattttatatttattttcattgaagCTAAGAGAGAAGTATCACTCCATTTCTTTGATGGTATAGAGGTAATTATGCTTCGATTCTTTCCATCTGCAAGGTTCTTCTCTGGCCAATGGAAGCTTGAATCTACACAGCACTGTGAAAAGGAAACTTGATGGAGAGAAAGATTATGTCTTCGATAAGAGACTGAGATACAGCGTGCGACAAAATGAAAGTAACTGTCGCTTCAGGGACATTGTAGTCCGGAAAGAAGATGGTTTCACACATATTTTGCTGTCGAGTCAGACTTCAGAGAACAATGCACTGACCCCAGAGGTAAGTGTTTAGCCCTAAAAGCCAAAGAAAGCCATCCCAGTATGTGGGTTATCTTGCAAACACTGCACTTGAATTtgattttatgtattttttttcctaatttatgaacttaaaaaagaaatctggagTGCAGACATATCTAACTTTTTCACACTTGGGATTCCTATCCAAAAGAATGcaatggaaattaaattttaattcacatggctgaaaaaaataaaagtaactaAAGGAATGGCAGATTCAGTATTTCCAGCATGGAATTGTGTGAAGCAGCTTTTCACACGTTGAAGTTACTGATATTTACTATCCTTAGGAGAAATCTGGTCTCTTTCCTTTTACTAGTTTAAATAGTGCTCCAGTTGTATACAGAGAATTTCAGTCTATATCCTGAGACAGCCTTTCTAAATTCCATCTTGATCCCTAATTACTTTTTCTCTGAatcactgtatttatttatgaaatcTTAACCAATTAGGGGCTCTATCCTCAGCTGAATTGCATAAAGTCCTACAAcatataaaagaagaaaatgaattcCCTTGTTCCAAACGTTATACACACAAGGGCAGACTGAGACTCGCAGCTTGTACTACCCCAGTACACACACGGATCACTGGAAGGGCTGAGGAGCTTTTCCTTCCATTCCCTGTGGCTGCTATGCCCTTTTACACCATTCCCATGTCAGAAGAAAAGGGATGTCCGTAAGTGCTTGCATAGGATGGCTGTCCTGGAGAGAAGAGAGCACACCTGAGCCCTGTTCCACACCTGAGCCCTGTTCCACACGGGCACTAATGGCCTGATGGATGGACAGGGGCTGccatggagcagggagggagcaccaggagctgcctcccagcaccagcctggcctGTCTGagcatcctgcagccagagctcctcCAAGGGCTGCCCTCACTGGGGAGATCTCGGCCTTTTCTGCCCTCTCTGTCCTAAACAGCAACTTCAGTTTGAGCTCTACCTGAGGGAAGAGCAGATTGCAGCTTTGAGGAATCCTGTTTCTCAATGAGAAAATGAGTAACTTTGAAGTTAAGTGCTTACAATGGGCAGCTATGATGAGTCCCCTTCTCAAATGCACCCATACACATGGGCAGTAATACACTGAGTGATATTAACTGGCTGAAACTGATGGTACATAACATTTATCACTCCTAGTTTTAAACTATCTAGTATTTAGGAGGACTATCTTGGTAATTACCACAGAACACCCAACACTCACTTTTAACACCAGTTTCTTAAAATGCATTAGATTGCATCAAATCCATCACTCCATCTCTGTCTTAATTACCACTAATTGACACTGAAGGTAATTTAAATGAAGGAGCTCAAGGGcctgaaaaaatatgaaatcatGGACTCTCTGTGTTCAGTCAGAGCAGACATACCTTTACattgctggctgtgctgttccaCATCAGCAGTGTTCAGATGCTCTAAACAGGGGATTAATTCAGGCTCTTTGGATCTGCCAAACGAATCCATTTCATCCTTTGAAAGTTTTCAATATGCCAGGAACCCACCTCTGTGGAAGAATAAATGATAAGCATGTAATAGTCCTCTCCCTGCATCACCAGCGCAGACTATTTCTAGACCCTTTATTGAAGCTCACTTGAAAACctggaaatacattttagaaAACCACTTTACTGACCGGGATGGTCAGGAATTAATCAGGTACTGAGTTCTCCACATGGGGATTGTCTGTTTAAACCTCATCCAGGCCAAGAGCAATCACAGGCTCTTGCCCTTGGAAGACTCATGGCTGTAAACATGAAACAGCTCCTTTGGCCTCAGTCCAGGCTGCTGCCCATGATCATTCACACCACAAAatccagcacctccaggacTGGCAATTTCACATTCCTGCTGGCAATTACAGCAAAAACCCCAGGAATTGAAAGGAGGAAGGTGTTGAATGACTTGTCCCTGCAGTTTGTCACCCATAGCCATAGGTGAGGCAAACTGACAAAGCGTTTTAGGGATGTTTAGagcattttcagttttgatgCCTTTTATCCCCAGTGAATAAGAAATACAAACACTCAGTTCCTACGCAATGAAGAAAGTGTGTTTCACTTTGTGTAAAGAAGTGCTAACTTCAAGCTTTATTAGACATTCAGTAAATTATGCTTGCCAAATAGCAAATGAA from Motacilla alba alba isolate MOTALB_02 chromosome 11, Motacilla_alba_V1.0_pri, whole genome shotgun sequence includes:
- the CDYL2 gene encoding chromodomain Y-like protein 2: MASGDLYEVERIVDKRKNKKGKWEYLIRWKGYGSNEDTWEPEHHLLHCEEFIDEFNRLHITREKRSRHGKQGSAPKLLRESRGSSVEKISHRPSESGKSKGSTHKRKRINPSHQKQKRGYAAKPGSANDRAAKTVTYRTTPSGLQIMPLKKPHNGLQNGDGSHEKDSRHFGNGSQQQNVDLNDHEGEQNLPSVLEVSNNSPVVNGIGSSLANGSLNLHSTVKRKLDGEKDYVFDKRLRYSVRQNESNCRFRDIVVRKEDGFTHILLSSQTSENNALTPEIMKEVRRALCNASADDSKLLLLSAVGSVFCSGLDYSYLIGRLSNDRRKESTRIAEAIRDFVKAFIQFKKPIVVAINGPALGLGASILPLCDIVWASEKAWFQTPYATIRLTPAGCSSYTFPQILGVALANEMLFCGRKLTAQEACSRGLVSQVFWPTTFSQEVMLRVKEMASCSAVVLEESKCLVRSFLKSGLEEVNEKECQMLKQLWSSSKGLDSLFSYLQDKIYEV